Below is a genomic region from Salvelinus sp. IW2-2015 linkage group LG18, ASM291031v2, whole genome shotgun sequence.
AAAATAACAGCTGACCCTGTACCAGTGCCTAGAGTGATCAACACTGTGTGTTTCTCCCCAGCTGGATGCTCTCCCGGAGGAAAAGCAGCAGGAGATCCAGAGGGCCCTGCACCTCTTCTCCCTGGGCAAGGGCCTCCCGAGGACCCTGGAGGAGGCCAGCAGACGCTCCTACCCCTTCTGGGACACCCAGCCTGTCCCCAAACTAGGTATGGTACATGTATGGTACCCAAACTTGTTGTATGGTACATGGTTGATTCAAGACAGAGTAAAAGCTAAGAGATTAAAATAACAAGCCAATGTAAACCAGCAATGCTATCCAGAACCCTTTATTTATCcctttatccatctctctctctctctctcgttctcatattctctctctctctctctgtcacactccaGGTGACGACAATGTCACGACCCATGGTCCTATTGAGGTGGATAAGGCCAGTGTTCGTGAGGAGCCTTACAGTCTACCACAGGGGTTCAGCTGGGCCCCCCTGGATCTGGGGGACCCTGCTGTGGTGAGTGACACTTCTCCCCTTCCTTCCTTACTGAGGCCTTAGCTGTTGTTGGATGCTGTCACTCTTTTGTTTGTGAGCGTGTTTGCATgttatggctctctctctctctctccaattcataTTTCAATTAAAACTCTATTGGCACGACTGTAAAGATACAACAATATTCCCAAAGCTAATATATATATTAAGTCAAAGTCAAAGTAAAGCTAACCGTATGTTAATAGTAAACATTGGATTTGATTCAATTGGGTTCAATCGATGAATCAAACGAAAACACTCTCCCACTCTGGCAACCCTTCTCTACCGTCCCTCTCCAGCTGAGGGAGCTGTGTGCTCTACTGAATGAGAACTATATGGAGGAGGATGACAACACCTCCAGYTTTGACTTCTCCCCTGAGTATCTGCTGTGGTGAGTGAAGTTTACAGTATCTGAATGTATCTTTGTTTTGGTCTGTAGATAAGCCAACTAACTATTAAACTATCGAAAATGCAACTCAAGTAGGTGGGTAGTTAATTGTGTTGAAAAAACYTTATTTCKctctctctctctctctgtctctctcatcccccctSTCATCCAGGGCCCTGTGCCCCCCAGGTTGGTTGCCCCAGTGGCATTGTGGGGTAAAGGTGAACACCAATCAGAAACTAGTGGGCTTCATCGCTGCTGTGCCCACTAACATCCGCATATATGACACGTGAGTCAAAAGTGTCATCCGTTTTCGACGGATACAAAATCTCTGTGTGGCTGAGCCCAACTCAGTGGTTAGATGCAACTATTGAGTGAAACAATGTAGTAGCATTGRTGAATACAGAAAGTCTGGCACCCAGGctataaaatataaattattgCATACAGTATAATAATACAGTAGTAAACAAAGCATTATGTCGTAAGCTTCTTGCTAGAAGCCCAAGTAAACATTGGTATAGCCTGGgtgtcatgacaaaatgtgttccTCACAATGAATGGTTCCCTAGGGAGAAGAGGATGGTGCAGGTCCACTTCCTGTGCGTCCACAAGAAGCTGCGCTCCAAACGAATGACCCCGGTGCTCATCAGAGAGGTCACCAGACGGGTCAACCTGCAGGGAGTCTGCCAGGCCGTCTACACTGCCAGCGGGGTATTGCCCAAACCTGTGGCTACTTGCAGGTGGgtgctacacacacatacacaaatgtagacacacactcagacacacacaatatataaacAGACTTCAAACTAGAAAGACTTGCTGAATACACAAGTTAGTCAAAAGAATATGCATTTGTTTCTCTTCTCCTGTTTACGCCCATTTCTATCGTGTGTGTACATGTTGGCAGGTACTGGCACCGCTCTCTGAACCCACGCAAGCTGATCGAGGTGAATTTCCCCATCTCCAGCCTGAGGGGCAACATGACCGTCCAACGAGCGCTCAAGCTCAACCGGCTGCTTGAAGTTAGTGTGTGGCTGTGACAGGGGGGCTGTGGCCAACACAATGCAACTACTACCAGACCCACTTAAATACACTGCAATACACTGCAATCACAATCTCATCCTGTGTGTACCATGGCTTGATAGTGAAAactggaattgaccccaatcctgctctttctctctctttcccgttCTGTCAGGCTCCCAAAACA
It encodes:
- the LOC111978682 gene encoding glycylpeptide N-tetradecanoyltransferase 1 yields the protein MTDSNLPDKNLGEENSGGLKKRKKKKKSKEDAWNLDGPKDPFAMLDALPEEKQQEIQRALHLFSLGKGLPRTLEEASRRSYPFWDTQPVPKLGDDNVTTHGPIEVDKASVREEPYSLPQGFSWAPLDLGDPAVLRELCALLNENYMEEDDNTSSFDFSPEYLLWALCPPGWLPQWHCGVKVNTNQKLVGFIAAVPTNIRIYDTEKRMVQVHFLCVHKKLRSKRMTPVLIREVTRRVNLQGVCQAVYTASGVLPKPVATCRYWHRSLNPRKLIEVNFPISSLRGNMTVQRALKLNRLLEAPKTAGLRPMTRGDVKGVHMLLQGYLKKYHLTPVLSQEEVEHWLLPRENVIDTYVVESSAGVLTDFVSFYTMVSRVLNHPVHKGLKAAHSLYCVSSSTPLPDLMEDTLFLAKSKGFDVFTVLDLMENTSFLEKLKFGIGDRSLHYYLYNWRCPTIGLKMVGLVLL